A genomic segment from Ramlibacter agri encodes:
- the leuD gene encoding 3-isopropylmalate dehydratase small subunit has product MEALRQVTGIAAPLLRANVDTDQIIPTRFLTRTSEEGLHEGLFAEWATRADGTPDPGFVLNQPAFKEARILLGGPNFGCGSSREGAPRALRQRGFRSVIAPSFGDIFYNNCFRSGIVPVRLPQETVEALARQGGELTVSVDHCAVRVEATGEMHAFLLPKLLRRMLQEGLDEVALTLTQQAAMDAFRVRDRALRPWAYL; this is encoded by the coding sequence ATGGAAGCGCTGCGCCAGGTCACGGGCATTGCCGCGCCGCTGCTGCGCGCCAACGTCGACACCGACCAGATCATCCCCACGCGCTTCCTCACGCGCACTTCCGAGGAGGGCCTGCACGAAGGCCTGTTCGCCGAATGGGCCACGCGCGCCGACGGCACGCCGGACCCGGGCTTCGTGCTGAACCAGCCGGCGTTCAAGGAAGCGCGCATCCTGCTGGGTGGCCCCAACTTCGGTTGCGGCTCCTCGCGCGAAGGCGCACCGCGGGCCTTGCGCCAGCGCGGCTTCCGCTCCGTCATCGCGCCGAGCTTCGGCGACATCTTCTACAACAACTGCTTCCGCAGCGGCATCGTGCCGGTACGGCTGCCGCAGGAAACGGTGGAAGCGCTGGCGCGCCAAGGCGGCGAGCTCACGGTGAGCGTGGACCATTGCGCGGTACGCGTGGAGGCCACCGGCGAGATGCACGCCTTCCTGCTGCCCAAGCTGCTGCGCCGCATGTTGCAGGAAGGCCTGGACGAGGTGGCGCTCACGCTGACGCAGCAAGCCGCGATGGACGCGTTCCGCGTCCGCGACCGCGCGCTGCGCCCCTGGGCCTACCTGTAA
- a CDS encoding transporter substrate-binding domain-containing protein — MRPDPALVHEFAPTGELRAAINLGNPVLAQSHTARERPAGVTIDLARRFGELLGVPVQLLPFETPGASAAAIASGKADIGFLAVDPKRAESIHFTAPYVQIEGCYLVRDASPLQHNDEVDQPGRRIVAGAGSAYALYLARELRHAQLVEVPFDNACAADALLADPALDAAAGVRQQLLADLARVPGVRLLPGAFMAIHQAMAMPRGRSAAAVDLLESFLAQQRSSAFVRNALARHGMEGVTALA, encoded by the coding sequence ATGCGCCCCGACCCTGCCCTCGTCCACGAATTCGCGCCCACCGGCGAACTGCGCGCCGCCATCAACCTCGGCAACCCGGTGCTGGCCCAGAGCCACACGGCGCGCGAGCGGCCGGCCGGCGTCACCATCGACCTGGCGCGCCGCTTCGGCGAGCTGCTGGGCGTGCCGGTGCAGCTGCTGCCCTTCGAAACGCCGGGCGCGTCCGCCGCGGCCATCGCCTCGGGCAAGGCCGACATCGGCTTCCTCGCCGTCGACCCGAAGCGCGCCGAAAGCATCCACTTCACCGCGCCTTATGTGCAGATCGAAGGCTGCTACCTCGTGCGCGATGCGTCGCCACTGCAGCACAACGACGAGGTCGACCAGCCCGGGCGCCGCATCGTCGCGGGCGCCGGCAGCGCGTATGCGCTTTACCTGGCGCGCGAGCTGCGGCATGCGCAGCTGGTGGAGGTGCCCTTCGACAATGCCTGCGCGGCCGACGCGCTGCTCGCCGACCCGGCGCTGGACGCCGCCGCCGGCGTGCGCCAGCAGTTGCTCGCCGACCTGGCGCGCGTGCCCGGCGTACGCTTGCTGCCCGGCGCCTTCATGGCCATCCACCAGGCCATGGCGATGCCGCGCGGCCGCAGCGCCGCGGCGGTGGACCTGCTGGAAAGCTTCCTCGCGCAGCAACGGTCCAGCGCCTTCGTGCGGAATGCGCTGGCGCGGCATGGCATGGAAGGCGTCACCGCGCTGGCATAG
- a CDS encoding tripartite tricarboxylate transporter substrate binding protein, with the protein MKALIALALLVASAVPAAAQTDFPNKRVTLVVSASPGGGLDATARLLSERMAKAWGQPVIVENQGGADGLIATQRVATGPADGYTMLLQIPSLLLLKHNTHDPGFDPVASLAPVSELGRTPSVVAVNARSGIKTVQELVAWCNQSERPCSWGSGQQLSYLYGKRVFALSGIRETVNVNYKGTGPVVNDLLGNHITIGMTSIAAPLAFHQQGTLRILAVNAEKRVPQIPEVPTFHEAGLQMPARGSWYGLFVPAKTPPEVIAKIEKVVVGLANDPAAQEVMRNIGAEPVFGPSREFAAGIREDAAFLDSLVQQYPLK; encoded by the coding sequence ATGAAAGCCCTCATCGCGCTGGCCCTGCTCGTTGCGTCCGCGGTCCCCGCCGCGGCCCAGACCGACTTCCCCAACAAGCGCGTCACGCTGGTGGTGTCCGCTTCGCCCGGTGGCGGGCTGGACGCCACCGCGCGCCTGCTGTCCGAGCGCATGGCCAAGGCCTGGGGCCAGCCGGTGATCGTGGAGAACCAGGGCGGCGCCGACGGCCTGATCGCGACGCAGCGCGTCGCCACCGGCCCGGCCGACGGCTACACCATGCTGCTGCAGATTCCCTCGCTGCTGCTCCTGAAGCACAACACGCACGATCCCGGCTTCGATCCCGTCGCCTCGCTCGCGCCGGTGTCCGAGCTGGGTCGCACGCCTTCGGTAGTGGCCGTCAACGCCAGGAGCGGCATCAAGACCGTGCAGGAGCTGGTCGCCTGGTGCAACCAGTCCGAGCGGCCTTGCAGCTGGGGCTCCGGCCAGCAGCTGTCCTACCTGTATGGCAAGCGCGTGTTCGCGCTCAGCGGCATCCGCGAGACCGTCAACGTCAACTACAAGGGCACGGGCCCGGTGGTGAACGACCTGCTGGGCAACCACATCACCATCGGCATGACCAGCATCGCCGCGCCACTGGCCTTCCACCAGCAAGGCACGCTGCGCATCCTGGCGGTGAACGCAGAGAAGCGCGTGCCGCAGATCCCCGAGGTACCCACCTTCCACGAAGCCGGCCTGCAGATGCCGGCGCGCGGCTCCTGGTACGGCCTGTTCGTGCCGGCGAAGACGCCGCCGGAAGTGATCGCGAAGATCGAGAAAGTCGTCGTCGGGCTCGCCAACGACCCGGCGGCGCAGGAGGTGATGCGCAACATCGGCGCCGAGCCCGTGTTCGGTCCCAGCCGCGAGTTCGCCGCCGGAATCAGGGAAGATGCGGCCTTCCTCGATTCGCTCGTCCAGCAATATCCCCTGAAGTGA